The Cloeon dipterum chromosome 3, ieCloDipt1.1, whole genome shotgun sequence genome includes a region encoding these proteins:
- the LOC135940691 gene encoding uncharacterized protein LOC135940691 isoform X1, whose product MDSFRIFHPCFIAIGVTCLVGVSSGFTYSPPRVDEICGTHNGRKLYLDLGDRGTLRASFVDDALLQQEQRTSHATCSLEIVTCPACVITATFKYLNLSSCSTDSSCRCDYVWIFEPPFESSGSPFCGNNGGGQSYRSLTRTLHVSYLFSTKRRDAFEIEYRAERNKQVLGLTPSTAITKSGFDGNATRGGELVSPFFPANYPRDIGIEYVITTMDQKSNVQVIFTDFQLSSSSIIEMYDWNGQRLQVSSGASFRPPIVISSGPSLIIRFYANGGFGLGFKAVYTFLTNEEANKNQLKQPDTDCGGFVENPGGAITMMHMTEEGSLKNFDCIWVVKPPRNYFNLKSHLYVKITQFSDFGGNTELIVRQGMTSEGVVVESHRSPVSEIQPNSRLSKEMIIPVDVGFYISLRGVFSSRSKLTIVYAAFSYMDCFAGTDFLCKNHRCISTRLTCDGFDHCGDNSDEPTATCMQEFWTEHIQYDKRRYTVTPNYYFPKMERYPDLRTATLVFLISSLGLVMLVVALIVLLYRMGARARQQRDLQNRLRTISELLADSASIEPELAPDEPPTYEAPPGYDEIIKVVSRRSLELAGPSGVPSSAEGRGRTRNKSKSRGRRRAKSTPGIPSTREHNVTLRVALPRSRSPPSRRASTAWSESQGGSAPIILHAVSNPGTTPIPDSPPPPYMTEPSLAGNFSQDSLFARSALQEVDTLSTLSTLSSQDAAEATSPTRSVVESALQLAAPTPCSVICKLASVEAFEDLEASRESVLSGVGASSSPAAASANFAHFECVDEYPACGSATASKSTSIDGDLSVGTAAEDLLFSAPVSALHSRTPSSDCLDEMQLLPKPPTKHDNLNLSHQVKLLKTQIQEQRAKMSGEDESEGSGRPGPSSGSAWVFGPALIDVETENMLNRFIEVVQRRESSCSSSSDDSQTKHFF is encoded by the exons ATGGACTCTTTCCGCATTTTTCACCCCTGCTTCATTGCAATTG GTGTGACATGTCTGGTAGGCGTATCGTCAGGATTCACATACTCGCCGCCGCGGGTTGACGAGATCTGCGGCACTCACAACGGGCGCAAGCTGTACCTGGACCTGGGCGACCGGGGCACCCTGAGAGCGTCGTTCGTGGACGACGCCCTTCTGCAGCAGGAGCAGCGCACGTCGCACGCCACGTGCAGCCTCGAAATCGTCACTTGCCCCGCGTGCGTCATCACGGCCACCTTCAAGTACCTCAACCTCTCGTCCTGCAGCACAGACTCCTCTTGcag ATGCGACTACGTTTGGATTTTTGAGCCGCCGTTCGAGTCGTCAGGCAGCCCGTTTTGCGGCAACAACGGCGGCGGGCAGTCATACAGGTCGCTCACCAGGACTTTGCACGTTTCCTACCTCTTCAGCACGAAGCGTAGGGATGCTTTCGAGATCGAGTACCGCGCAGAAA gaaacaaGCAGGTTTTGGGCCTGACACCGTCCACAGCGATTACGAAGTCAGGCTTCGATGGCAATGCGACGCGCGGTGGTGAGCTCGTTTCGCCTTTCTTCCCTGCCAATTATCCGCGCGACATCGGCATCGAGTACGTGATCACCACCATGGACCAGAAGTCCAACGTCCAGGTCATTTTCACCGACTTCCAGCTTTCTTCCTCCAGCATAATCGAG aTGTACGATTGGAACGGGCAAAGACTGCAAGTGTCGTCCGGCGCGTCTTTCCGGCCGCCGATCGTCATTTCGTCAGGTCCATCCCTCATTATCAGGTTCTACGCTAACGGAGGATTTGGACTGGGCTTTAAGGCCGTTTACACCTTTCTAACAAATG AAGAAGCGAACAAAAACCAACTGAAGCAACCTGACACGGACTGCGGGGGTTTCGTGGAAAATCCGGGAGGAGCAATTACCATGATGCACATGACGGAGGAAGGAAGCCTGAAGAACTTTGACTGCATCTGGGTTGTGAAGCCACCGCGAAATTACTTCAACCTCAAGTCGCACCTCTACGTCAAAATCACCCAGTTTTCAGATTtcg GTGGAAATACGGAACTGATTGTGCGGCAAGGCATGACTTCCGAGGGTGTGGTGGTGGAGAGCCACCGCAGTCCTGTCTCCGAGATCCAGCCCAATTCGCGACTTTCCAAAGAAATGATCATCCCGGTGGACGTCGGTTTCTACATTTCGCTCAGAGGCGTCTTTTCCTCGCGCTCCAAACTAACCATCGTCTACGCAGCCTTCAGCTACATGg ACTGCTTTGCGGGAACGGATTTTCTGTGCAAGAACCACCGGTGCATCTCGACGCGGCTGACCTGCGATGGGTTCGACCACTGCGGAGACAACTCTGACGAGCCGACCGCAACCTGCATGCAGG AGTTCTGGACGGAACACATTCAATACGACAAACGACGCTACACAGTCACGCCAAACTACTACTTTCCCAAGATGGAGCGCTACCCTGACCTCAGGACGGCCACCCTGGTCTTCTTGATCAGCAGTTTGG GCCTAGTGATGCTGGTCGTTGCCCTGATCGTGTTGCTCTACAGAATGGGCGCCAGGGCCAGGCAGCAAAGGGACCTGCAAAATAGACTCCGCACCATCAGCGAACTTTTGG CAGACAGTGCTAGCATTGAACCCGAGTTGGCCCCTGACGAGCCGCCGACCTACGAGGCGCCACCTGGCTACGACGAGATCATCAAGGTGGTCAGCAGGCGCAGTCTCGAGCTGGCCGGACCCAGCGGCGTGCCGAGCAGCGCCGAAGGACGCGGCAGGACCAGGAACAAGAGCAAATCCAGGGGCAGGAGGCGCGCCAAGTCCACGCCAGGCATCCCCTCCAc GAGGGAACACAACGTGACCCTGAGAGTGGCTCTGCCGCGCTCGAGGTCGCCTCCTTCTCGCAGGGCCTCTACCGCCTGGTCCGAATCCCAGGGAGGCTCGGCGCCGATAATTTTGCACGCAGTCAG CAATCCAGGAACAACCCCCATCCCTGATTCTCCGCCTCCGCCATATATGACAGAGCCTTCGTTGGCAG GAAACTTCTCTCAAGACTCGCTGTTCGCGCGTTCAGCCCTTCAGGAGGTTGACACGCTGTCCACCCTGAGTACCCTGAGCAGTCAGGACGCCGCGGAGGCGACGTCGCCGACGAGGAGCGTCGTCGAATCAGCGCTGCAACTGGCGGCGCCGACGCCGTGCAGCGTCATCTGCAAGCTGGCGTCGGTGGAGGCGTTCGAAGACCTGGAAGCGTCGCGCGAGTCGGTGCTGAGCGGCGTCGGCGCGTCGTCGtcgccggcggcggcgtcggccaATTTCGCGCACTTCGAGTGCGTGGACGAGTACCCGGCGTGCGGCTCGGCCACCGCCAGCAAGAGCACCAGCATCGACGGCGACCTGTCGGTCGGCACCGCCGCCGAGGACCTGCTCTTCTCGGCGCCCGTCTCCGCCCTCCACTCCAGGACGCCCAGCTCCGACTGCCTCGACGAAATGCAG TTGCTGCCGAAGCCGCCGACCAAGCACGACAACCTGAACCTGAGCCATCAGGTCAAACTGCTGAAGACGCAGATCCAGGAGCAGCGCGCCAAAATGAGCGGGGAGGACGAGTCGGAGGGCAGCGGCAGGCCGGGGCCCAGCTCCGGCTCGGCGTGGGTCTTCGGGCCGGCCCTGATCGACGTGGAGACGGAGAACATGCTCAACAGGTTCATCGAGGTGGTGCAGCGGCGCGagagcagctgcagcagctccTCCGACGACTCGCAGACAAAACATTTCTTCTAA
- the LOC135940691 gene encoding uncharacterized protein LOC135940691 isoform X2, producing the protein MDSFRIFHPCFIAIGVTCLVGVSSGFTYSPPRVDEICGTHNGRKLYLDLGDRGTLRASFVDDALLQQEQRTSHATCSLEIVTCPACVITATFKYLNLSSCSTDSSCRCDYVWIFEPPFESSGSPFCGNNGGGQSYRSLTRTLHVSYLFSTKRRDAFEIEYRAERNKQVLGLTPSTAITKSGFDGNATRGGELVSPFFPANYPRDIGIEYVITTMDQKSNVQVIFTDFQLSSSSIIEMYDWNGQRLQVSSGASFRPPIVISSGPSLIIRFYANGGFGLGFKAVYTFLTNEEANKNQLKQPDTDCGGFVENPGGAITMMHMTEEGSLKNFDCIWVVKPPRNYFNLKSHLYVKITQFSDFGGNTELIVRQGMTSEGVVVESHRSPVSEIQPNSRLSKEMIIPVDVGFYISLRGVFSSRSKLTIVYAAFSYMDCFAGTDFLCKNHRCISTRLTCDGFDHCGDNSDEPTATCMQEFWTEHIQYDKRRYTVTPNYYFPKMERYPDLRTATLVFLISSLGLVMLVVALIVLLYRMGARARQQRDLQNRLRTISELLDSASIEPELAPDEPPTYEAPPGYDEIIKVVSRRSLELAGPSGVPSSAEGRGRTRNKSKSRGRRRAKSTPGIPSTREHNVTLRVALPRSRSPPSRRASTAWSESQGGSAPIILHAVSNPGTTPIPDSPPPPYMTEPSLAGNFSQDSLFARSALQEVDTLSTLSTLSSQDAAEATSPTRSVVESALQLAAPTPCSVICKLASVEAFEDLEASRESVLSGVGASSSPAAASANFAHFECVDEYPACGSATASKSTSIDGDLSVGTAAEDLLFSAPVSALHSRTPSSDCLDEMQLLPKPPTKHDNLNLSHQVKLLKTQIQEQRAKMSGEDESEGSGRPGPSSGSAWVFGPALIDVETENMLNRFIEVVQRRESSCSSSSDDSQTKHFF; encoded by the exons ATGGACTCTTTCCGCATTTTTCACCCCTGCTTCATTGCAATTG GTGTGACATGTCTGGTAGGCGTATCGTCAGGATTCACATACTCGCCGCCGCGGGTTGACGAGATCTGCGGCACTCACAACGGGCGCAAGCTGTACCTGGACCTGGGCGACCGGGGCACCCTGAGAGCGTCGTTCGTGGACGACGCCCTTCTGCAGCAGGAGCAGCGCACGTCGCACGCCACGTGCAGCCTCGAAATCGTCACTTGCCCCGCGTGCGTCATCACGGCCACCTTCAAGTACCTCAACCTCTCGTCCTGCAGCACAGACTCCTCTTGcag ATGCGACTACGTTTGGATTTTTGAGCCGCCGTTCGAGTCGTCAGGCAGCCCGTTTTGCGGCAACAACGGCGGCGGGCAGTCATACAGGTCGCTCACCAGGACTTTGCACGTTTCCTACCTCTTCAGCACGAAGCGTAGGGATGCTTTCGAGATCGAGTACCGCGCAGAAA gaaacaaGCAGGTTTTGGGCCTGACACCGTCCACAGCGATTACGAAGTCAGGCTTCGATGGCAATGCGACGCGCGGTGGTGAGCTCGTTTCGCCTTTCTTCCCTGCCAATTATCCGCGCGACATCGGCATCGAGTACGTGATCACCACCATGGACCAGAAGTCCAACGTCCAGGTCATTTTCACCGACTTCCAGCTTTCTTCCTCCAGCATAATCGAG aTGTACGATTGGAACGGGCAAAGACTGCAAGTGTCGTCCGGCGCGTCTTTCCGGCCGCCGATCGTCATTTCGTCAGGTCCATCCCTCATTATCAGGTTCTACGCTAACGGAGGATTTGGACTGGGCTTTAAGGCCGTTTACACCTTTCTAACAAATG AAGAAGCGAACAAAAACCAACTGAAGCAACCTGACACGGACTGCGGGGGTTTCGTGGAAAATCCGGGAGGAGCAATTACCATGATGCACATGACGGAGGAAGGAAGCCTGAAGAACTTTGACTGCATCTGGGTTGTGAAGCCACCGCGAAATTACTTCAACCTCAAGTCGCACCTCTACGTCAAAATCACCCAGTTTTCAGATTtcg GTGGAAATACGGAACTGATTGTGCGGCAAGGCATGACTTCCGAGGGTGTGGTGGTGGAGAGCCACCGCAGTCCTGTCTCCGAGATCCAGCCCAATTCGCGACTTTCCAAAGAAATGATCATCCCGGTGGACGTCGGTTTCTACATTTCGCTCAGAGGCGTCTTTTCCTCGCGCTCCAAACTAACCATCGTCTACGCAGCCTTCAGCTACATGg ACTGCTTTGCGGGAACGGATTTTCTGTGCAAGAACCACCGGTGCATCTCGACGCGGCTGACCTGCGATGGGTTCGACCACTGCGGAGACAACTCTGACGAGCCGACCGCAACCTGCATGCAGG AGTTCTGGACGGAACACATTCAATACGACAAACGACGCTACACAGTCACGCCAAACTACTACTTTCCCAAGATGGAGCGCTACCCTGACCTCAGGACGGCCACCCTGGTCTTCTTGATCAGCAGTTTGG GCCTAGTGATGCTGGTCGTTGCCCTGATCGTGTTGCTCTACAGAATGGGCGCCAGGGCCAGGCAGCAAAGGGACCTGCAAAATAGACTCCGCACCATCAGCGAACTTTTGG ACAGTGCTAGCATTGAACCCGAGTTGGCCCCTGACGAGCCGCCGACCTACGAGGCGCCACCTGGCTACGACGAGATCATCAAGGTGGTCAGCAGGCGCAGTCTCGAGCTGGCCGGACCCAGCGGCGTGCCGAGCAGCGCCGAAGGACGCGGCAGGACCAGGAACAAGAGCAAATCCAGGGGCAGGAGGCGCGCCAAGTCCACGCCAGGCATCCCCTCCAc GAGGGAACACAACGTGACCCTGAGAGTGGCTCTGCCGCGCTCGAGGTCGCCTCCTTCTCGCAGGGCCTCTACCGCCTGGTCCGAATCCCAGGGAGGCTCGGCGCCGATAATTTTGCACGCAGTCAG CAATCCAGGAACAACCCCCATCCCTGATTCTCCGCCTCCGCCATATATGACAGAGCCTTCGTTGGCAG GAAACTTCTCTCAAGACTCGCTGTTCGCGCGTTCAGCCCTTCAGGAGGTTGACACGCTGTCCACCCTGAGTACCCTGAGCAGTCAGGACGCCGCGGAGGCGACGTCGCCGACGAGGAGCGTCGTCGAATCAGCGCTGCAACTGGCGGCGCCGACGCCGTGCAGCGTCATCTGCAAGCTGGCGTCGGTGGAGGCGTTCGAAGACCTGGAAGCGTCGCGCGAGTCGGTGCTGAGCGGCGTCGGCGCGTCGTCGtcgccggcggcggcgtcggccaATTTCGCGCACTTCGAGTGCGTGGACGAGTACCCGGCGTGCGGCTCGGCCACCGCCAGCAAGAGCACCAGCATCGACGGCGACCTGTCGGTCGGCACCGCCGCCGAGGACCTGCTCTTCTCGGCGCCCGTCTCCGCCCTCCACTCCAGGACGCCCAGCTCCGACTGCCTCGACGAAATGCAG TTGCTGCCGAAGCCGCCGACCAAGCACGACAACCTGAACCTGAGCCATCAGGTCAAACTGCTGAAGACGCAGATCCAGGAGCAGCGCGCCAAAATGAGCGGGGAGGACGAGTCGGAGGGCAGCGGCAGGCCGGGGCCCAGCTCCGGCTCGGCGTGGGTCTTCGGGCCGGCCCTGATCGACGTGGAGACGGAGAACATGCTCAACAGGTTCATCGAGGTGGTGCAGCGGCGCGagagcagctgcagcagctccTCCGACGACTCGCAGACAAAACATTTCTTCTAA